The following are encoded in a window of Ictalurus punctatus breed USDA103 chromosome 13, Coco_2.0, whole genome shotgun sequence genomic DNA:
- the pde6c gene encoding cone cGMP-specific 3',5'-cyclic phosphodiesterase subunit alpha', producing MADKDSVEKYLENNPQFAKEYFDKKLRSEVINAAFTEKLEIKDPSSYKDVCQIQEAAIIFDLVRELQGEIVMEKSMHKALQRICMLVNADRCSYFISRARNGIPELATCLFDITPTSTYESNLVNPFSEIVFPTDIGIVGQIATNKKGVNIPDVKQNPRFSDFVDNQTGYTTKNLMAAPIVCGKDLLGVVMALNKVGGTEFSKTDEHLFNNYLNFASVIALQHYTNYMWNVESRRSQVLLWSASKVFEELTDIERQFHKALYTVRTYLQCERYSVGLLDMTKEREFYDEWPIKLGDVEPYKGPKTPDGREINFYKIIDYLLEAKEEIKVIPGPPADHWALVSGLPSYVAENGFICNMMNVAADEYFTFQKTAVDETGFIIKNVLSLPIVNKKEEIVGIATFFNRKDGKPFDEQDEQITEALTQFLGWSVLNCDTYDKLNKMEWRKEIAQEMVIYQTRASLNEVQEILNTREKFNKEPEECDQKEMYKLLRANIPEAKDVDLLEFHFSDFPLSEFDLIKCGIRCFFELGVVEKFKVPPEVLTRWMYTVRKGYRDITYHNWRHGFNVGQTMFCLLQTGKLRKYYSDLDAFAMVAAAFCHDIDHRGTNNLYQTKSASPLAKLHGSSILERHHLEYSKTLMAEENLNIFQTLQKRQFETVQHLHDVCIIATDLALYFKKRTLFQKIVDTTEPMTDDKEAINFVATNPVRKEIIMAMMMTGCDLSAITKPWEVQSKVALMVAAEFWEQGDLERTVLEQEPIPMMDRKKADELPKMQCGFIDFVCSFVYKEFARFHKEITPMFAGLNNNRAHWKELADVYQAKLDAIENEKKKQEDKKEVTEGGKSKTCTIF from the exons ATGGCAGACAAGGACAGTGTGGAAAAATACTTGGAAAATAACCCACAGTTTGCAAAAGAGTATTTTGATAAGAAGCTGCGGTCTGAAGTTATCAATGCTGCTTTTACGGAGAAGCTCGAGATCAAAGATCCATCCTCTTACAAAGACGTCTGCCAGATCCAGGAGGCTGCTATCATATTTGATCTGGTCAGGGAATTACAGGGTGAAATAGTCATGGAGAAGAGCATGCACAAGGCCCTCCAGAGAATATGTATGCTAGTGAATGCAGATCGATGCAGCTACTTTATATCTCGAGCAAGGAATGGAATCCCAGAGCTTGCCACATGTCTTTTTGACATTACTCCTACCTCCACATATGAGAGCAATTTGGTCAACCCATTTTCTGAAATTGTGTTCCCCACTGACATCGGCATAGTTGGGCAAATAGCCACAAACAAAAAGGGAGTTAACATACCTGACGTGAAGCAG AACCCCCGGTTCAGTGACTTTGTAGACAACCAGACAGGCTACAccaccaaaaacctgatggctGCTCCAATTGTTTGTGGAAAGGATCTTCTGGGAGTCGTCATGGCATTAAACAAAGTTGGAGGAACAGAATTCTCCAAAACAGATGAACAT CTCTTCAACAATTACTTAAACTTTGCCTCGGTCATCGCTCTTCAACATTACACCAATTATATGTGGAATGTAGAATCCAGAAGAAGTCAG GTTCTTCTCTGGTCCGCCAGTAAAGTATTTGAAGAGTTGACGGACATTGAGAGACAGTTTCACAAAGCTTTGTACACTGTGAGGACCTACCTGCAGTGTGAGAGGTACTCTGTGGGGCTACTGGATATGACCAAAGAGAGG GAATTCTATGATGAGTGGCCGATTAAACTGGGAGACGTGGAACCGTACAAAGGGCCCAAGACACCTGATGGCAGG GAAATCAACTTCTACAAAATCATAGATTATCTTTTAGAAGCTAAGGAAGAAATCAAAGTCATACC GGGACCACCTGCAGATCACTGGGCCCTTGTTAGTGGACTCCCCAGCTATGTAGCTGAAAATGGCTTT ATTTGTAACATGATGAATGTTGCTGCTGATGAATACTTCACATTCCAG AAAACAGCCGTGGATGAGACAGGCTTTATCATCAAGAACGTCTTGTCTCTTCCGATTGTCAACAAAAAAGAGGAAATCGTAGGCATTGCCACTTTCTTCAACCGAAAAGATGGCAAGCCATTTGATGAGCAAGATGAGCAGATCACTGAG GCCCTCACACAATTCCTGGGTTGGTCTGTGCTCAACTGTGACACTTATGATAAACTGAACAAAATGGAGTGGAGGAAAGAAATTGCTCAGGAGATGGTTATATATCAAACAAGAGCATCCCTGAATGAGGTCCAGGAGATCCTG AACACAAGGGagaagtttaataaagaaccaGAGGAGTGTGATCAAAAAGAAATGTACAAACTCTTG AGGGCAAACATACCTGAAGCCAAGGATGTTGACCTGCTGGAGTTCCACTTCAGTGACTTTCCTCTGTCTGAATTCGACCTTATCAAGTGTGGTATTCGCTGCTTCTTTGAACTTGGAGTGGTGGAGAAGTTCAAAGTTCCCCCAGAG GTTCTAACCAGATGGATGTACACAGTCAGGAAGGGTTACAGAGACATTACTTACCATAACTGGAGGCATGGCTTCAACGTGGGTCAGACCATGTTCTGTTTACTGCAG ACTGGAAAGCTGAGAAAATACTACTCAGACCTTGATGCCTTTGCTATGGTGGCGGCTGCTTTTTGCCATGACATTGACCACAGGGGTACCAACAACCTTTATCAGACAAA GAGTGCTTCACCTTTGGCCAAACTTCATGGGTCCTCTATTCTGGAGAGACACCATCTTGAATATAGCAAGACTCTAATGGCAGAAGAG AACCTAAACATTTTTCAGACTCTACAGAAACGCCAGTTTGAAACAGTACAGCATTTACATGATGTCTGCATCATTGCCACTGATCTGGCTTTGTACTTCAA AAAAAGAACATTGTTCCAGAAGATTGTTGATACCACAGAACCAATGACAGATGACAAGGAAGCCATTAACTTTGTAGCAACCAATCCCGTCAGGAAAGAAATCatcat GGCAATGATGATGACAGGCTGTGACCTGTCTGCCATCACAAAACCATGGGAGGTCCAAAGCAAG GTGGCTCTGATGGTGgctgctgaattctgggaaCAGGGAGACCTAGAGAGGACTGTACTTGAGCAAGAACCTATT CCCATGATGGACAGGAAGAAGGCGGATGAGCTGCCCAAGATGCAGTGTGGCTTCATTGATTTTGTCTGCTCATTCGTGTACAAG GAATTTGCAAGATTCCATAAGGAGATCACTCCCATGTTTGCTGGTCTGAACAACAACAGAGCCCACTGGAAAGAGCTGGCTGATGTATATCAAGCCAAACTAGATGCCATTgagaatgaaaagaagaaacagGAGGACAAAAAAG AAGTTACTGAAGGAGGGAAGTCTAAAACGTGCaccatattttaa